One Oceanibaculum indicum P24 DNA segment encodes these proteins:
- a CDS encoding tetratricopeptide repeat protein — protein MSLTPSSPLRPVLLLASALAIAALPAFAQSEAPPPIDHESQYAACMRLAREAPADGYRSGVAWYEKGGGSPAEHCIAASLLQLGDYAEAATRLERVAADESLSPRPETRAGLLAQAGLAWVLAGDERKAASARDKALEITPDNVDLRIDRALSRMTLEQYFEAIDDLNRAIDLAPHRMDALLIRASAYRYLGQLDLARDDVERALALDPDHPDALLERGVIARAAGNKDAARKDFLAVLNLTSEGPAGDAARLNLEAMDVRVE, from the coding sequence ATGTCCCTGACGCCCTCATCTCCCCTGCGCCCTGTCCTGCTGCTGGCCAGTGCGCTGGCCATCGCTGCCCTGCCGGCCTTCGCCCAGAGCGAGGCCCCGCCCCCCATCGACCATGAATCGCAATATGCGGCCTGCATGCGGCTGGCGCGGGAAGCGCCCGCCGACGGCTACCGCAGCGGCGTCGCCTGGTACGAGAAGGGCGGCGGCAGCCCGGCCGAGCACTGTATCGCGGCCTCCTTGCTGCAACTGGGCGACTATGCCGAGGCCGCCACACGGCTGGAGCGCGTCGCCGCCGACGAGTCTCTCTCACCGCGCCCGGAGACCCGCGCCGGCCTGCTGGCCCAGGCAGGCCTCGCCTGGGTGCTGGCCGGCGATGAGCGCAAGGCGGCCAGCGCACGCGACAAGGCGCTGGAGATTACCCCCGACAATGTCGATCTGCGGATCGACCGGGCGTTGTCCCGCATGACGCTGGAGCAGTATTTCGAGGCGATCGACGACCTGAATCGGGCGATCGACCTGGCGCCGCATCGGATGGATGCGCTGCTGATCCGCGCCTCGGCCTATCGCTATCTCGGCCAGCTGGACCTTGCCCGCGACGATGTGGAACGCGCGCTGGCCCTCGATCCGGACCACCCGGATGCGCTGCTGGAACGCGGTGTGATCGCCCGTGCCGCCGGCAACAAGGATGCCGCCCGGAAGGATTTTCTGGCCGTCCTGAACCTGACCTCGGAAGGGCCGGCGGGCGATGCCGCGCGGCTGAACCTGGAAGCGATGGATGTGAGGGTCGAGTAA
- the fzlA gene encoding FtsZ-binding protein FzlA encodes MRTLYHLWLSPFSRKVRLVLAEKDLAFEMSVEKIWERRPDFLALNPAGQVPVLIDDEGPDGPVTLCDSGAICEYLEEAYPKRGLIPGIPTDRAEVRRLVAWFDCKFYEEVTRNLVGEKILKRFLGLGEPSSEAIRAGLTNIHYHLDYIGYLCERRTWLAGDHLSLADLAAAAHLSCVDYLGNVPWEEHAEAKEWYARVKSRPAFRPLLADRIPGVSPPKHYADLDF; translated from the coding sequence ATGCGTACCCTCTATCACCTCTGGTTATCCCCCTTCAGCCGCAAGGTTCGCCTGGTCCTGGCCGAAAAGGACCTCGCCTTCGAGATGAGTGTCGAGAAAATCTGGGAAAGACGCCCGGATTTCCTGGCGCTGAATCCGGCCGGCCAGGTGCCGGTGCTGATCGACGATGAAGGGCCGGACGGGCCGGTCACGCTGTGCGATTCCGGGGCGATCTGCGAGTATCTGGAAGAAGCCTATCCCAAGCGCGGGCTGATCCCCGGTATTCCCACCGACCGTGCCGAGGTGCGCCGGCTGGTCGCCTGGTTCGATTGCAAGTTCTATGAGGAAGTGACGCGCAATCTGGTCGGCGAGAAGATCCTGAAGCGCTTTCTGGGGCTGGGCGAGCCGTCGAGCGAGGCGATCCGCGCCGGCCTGACCAACATCCACTACCATCTGGACTATATCGGCTATCTGTGCGAGCGGCGGACCTGGCTGGCCGGCGATCATCTGAGCCTGGCCGATCTTGCCGCCGCGGCGCATCTCTCCTGCGTCGATTATCTCGGCAATGTCCCGTGGGAGGAGCATGCCGAGGCGAAGGAATGGTATGCCCGGGTGAAGTCCCGTCCGGCCTTCCGTCCGCTGCTGGCCGACCGTATCCCCGGCGTGTCACCGCCCAAGCACTACGCCGATCTGGATTTCTAG
- a CDS encoding pyridoxal phosphate-dependent aminotransferase, producing MDLTTQIPPADIRPGILRLDDSRIREVAHYGMKLGGVVPLWFGEPDEPTPAFICEAAAEALRQGHTFYTESAGVPELRAALAEYLTPLCGRTISPERIVITASGMNAIQIVMQSLVDAGTNVVTTSPLWPNCSETVRIMGGEVRPVLLSMGNDGWQLDIERLMDACNGNTRALFINSPNNPTGWVMPRDQQQALLDFAREKGIWIIADEVYDRMVFEGKRAPSFLDIASEDDPVLALNSFSKSWSMTGWRMGWITAPLGMIPTLLKMNEFNTASASTFAQHAGVVAVKQGEPFIARSVARYKQGRDLVYDRLSQHPRVRIVQPKGAFYHFFAVDGMTDSLDFAKRLVAEHRVGLAPGSAFGPGGEGHLRLCFANSPEILNHCLDRIETMLG from the coding sequence ATGGACCTCACGACACAGATTCCGCCCGCCGACATCCGTCCCGGTATCCTGCGGCTGGACGATTCGCGCATCCGTGAGGTCGCGCATTACGGCATGAAGCTGGGCGGCGTGGTGCCGCTATGGTTCGGCGAGCCGGACGAGCCGACGCCCGCCTTTATCTGCGAGGCGGCAGCCGAGGCGCTGCGCCAGGGCCACACCTTCTACACGGAAAGCGCCGGCGTGCCGGAACTGCGCGCCGCACTGGCCGAGTATCTGACGCCGCTGTGCGGCCGCACCATTTCGCCCGAGCGCATCGTCATCACCGCCTCGGGCATGAATGCGATCCAGATCGTCATGCAGTCGCTGGTCGATGCCGGCACCAATGTCGTTACCACCAGCCCGCTCTGGCCGAATTGCAGCGAGACGGTGCGCATCATGGGCGGGGAGGTGCGCCCGGTACTGCTCTCCATGGGCAATGATGGCTGGCAACTCGATATCGAGCGGCTGATGGATGCCTGCAACGGGAATACCCGCGCGCTGTTCATCAACTCGCCGAACAACCCGACCGGCTGGGTGATGCCGCGCGACCAGCAGCAGGCGCTGCTCGATTTCGCGCGCGAGAAGGGCATCTGGATCATCGCCGACGAGGTCTATGACCGCATGGTTTTCGAGGGCAAGCGGGCACCCTCCTTCCTCGACATCGCGTCAGAGGACGATCCGGTGCTGGCGCTGAACAGCTTCTCCAAATCCTGGAGCATGACCGGCTGGCGCATGGGCTGGATCACCGCCCCGCTGGGCATGATCCCGACGCTGCTGAAGATGAATGAGTTCAACACCGCCTCGGCCTCCACCTTCGCGCAGCATGCCGGTGTGGTGGCGGTGAAGCAGGGAGAGCCGTTCATCGCCCGCTCGGTCGCGCGCTATAAGCAGGGCCGTGATCTCGTCTATGACCGGCTGTCGCAGCATCCGCGCGTGCGCATCGTGCAGCCGAAGGGCGCCTTCTACCATTTCTTCGCGGTGGACGGCATGACGGACAGCCTAGATTTCGCCAAGCGGCTGGTGGCGGAACATCGCGTCGGACTCGCGCCGGGCAGCGCCTTCGGGCCGGGTGGCGAAGGGCATCTGCGGCTCTGCTTCGCCAACAGCCCGGAGATCCTGAATCACTGCCTCGACCGCATCGAGACGATGCTGGGCTAG
- the paaG gene encoding 2-(1,2-epoxy-1,2-dihydrophenyl)acetyl-CoA isomerase PaaG, with translation MAAYETLLVDVADGVMTITLNRPDKLNAFTTVMLAEMTVALDAAEKEEAVRAILITGSGRGFCAGQDLGDRKVISDDIDLGASLEERYNPLVKRLRALPKPVVCAVNGVAAGAGANFALCCDIVLAAESASFIQAFARIGLVPDCGGTWLLPRLVGHARAMALALTAEKLEAARAAEWGLIWKVLPDAELMPEAVKLARHLATQPTRALGLIKQAIQASTGHSLDGQLDMERDLQREAGRTADYREGVAAFLAKRPPAFQGK, from the coding sequence ATGGCTGCTTACGAGACCCTGCTGGTCGATGTCGCGGACGGGGTGATGACGATCACGCTGAACCGGCCGGACAAGCTGAACGCCTTCACTACCGTCATGCTGGCGGAGATGACGGTGGCGCTGGATGCGGCGGAGAAGGAGGAGGCGGTGCGCGCGATCCTGATCACCGGGTCGGGGCGCGGCTTCTGCGCCGGGCAGGATCTGGGCGACCGCAAGGTGATCTCCGACGATATCGATCTCGGCGCCTCGCTGGAGGAGCGCTACAACCCGCTGGTGAAGCGACTGCGCGCCCTGCCGAAGCCGGTTGTCTGCGCGGTGAATGGCGTTGCCGCCGGGGCCGGGGCCAATTTCGCACTGTGCTGCGACATCGTGCTTGCTGCTGAATCCGCCAGTTTCATCCAGGCCTTTGCGCGCATCGGGCTGGTGCCGGATTGCGGTGGTACCTGGCTGCTGCCGCGTCTCGTCGGCCATGCCCGCGCCATGGCGCTGGCGCTGACGGCGGAGAAGCTGGAGGCAGCGCGCGCCGCCGAATGGGGGCTGATCTGGAAGGTGCTGCCCGATGCCGAGCTGATGCCGGAAGCAGTGAAGCTCGCCCGGCATCTGGCCACCCAGCCGACCCGGGCGCTGGGCCTCATCAAGCAGGCGATCCAGGCCTCGACGGGTCATTCGCTGGACGGCCAGCTCGACATGGAACGCGATCTGCAGCGCGAAGCCGGCCGCACTGCCGACTACCGCGAGGGGGTTGCCGCCTTCCTCGCCAAGCGCCCGCCGGCCTTTCAGGGGAAGTAG
- a CDS encoding creatininase family protein, with product MAGRYWRDLSTADIAALDTARAIAVLPVAAIEQHGPHLPLSVDADLNAGILARALALVPDDLPVLALPMQEIGKSNEHQAFPGTLTHSAEGLIRSWTEIAESVRRAGIRKLVIFNSHGGQPQIVDIVAVDLRVRLSMLTVGRSWFDLGLPDGLFPEDELAYGIHGGAVETSMMLHLHPNKVRRELLADFPSRYRDLAVSHPLVEKAGFAWMTQDLNASGAIGNAALADAEKGRLIVELAAERLAALLAEINTLPADLLKE from the coding sequence ATGGCTGGCCGTTACTGGCGCGATCTCTCTACCGCTGATATCGCCGCACTCGATACAGCGCGGGCCATTGCCGTGCTGCCGGTGGCGGCCATCGAGCAGCATGGCCCGCATTTGCCGCTGTCGGTCGATGCCGATCTGAATGCCGGCATCCTGGCGCGGGCACTGGCGCTTGTGCCGGACGATCTGCCAGTGCTGGCCCTGCCGATGCAGGAAATCGGCAAGAGCAACGAGCATCAGGCCTTTCCCGGTACGTTGACCCACTCCGCCGAAGGGCTGATCCGCAGCTGGACGGAAATCGCGGAATCGGTGCGTCGGGCCGGCATCCGCAAGCTGGTGATCTTCAATTCGCATGGCGGTCAGCCGCAGATCGTGGATATCGTCGCGGTCGATCTGCGCGTGCGGTTGTCGATGCTGACGGTCGGGCGCAGCTGGTTCGATCTGGGTCTGCCCGATGGGCTGTTTCCGGAGGATGAGCTGGCCTATGGCATTCATGGCGGGGCGGTCGAGACCTCGATGATGCTGCATCTGCACCCCAATAAGGTGCGCCGCGAGCTTCTGGCCGATTTCCCCTCGCGCTACCGCGATCTGGCTGTCTCCCATCCGCTGGTTGAAAAGGCCGGCTTTGCCTGGATGACGCAGGATCTGAACGCCAGCGGTGCCATTGGCAATGCCGCGCTGGCCGATGCGGAGAAGGGGAGGCTCATCGTCGAGCTTGCGGCGGAGCGCCTTGCTGCGCTGCTGGCGGAGATCAACACGCTGCCCGCTGATCTGTTGAAAGAATAA
- a CDS encoding DUF190 domain-containing protein yields the protein MTDELQTHKKKKVEIVVEVARAPRILRMITEQGATGYTVVPNLGGKGRRGMRGGADVVQVFDNVMIVVVTTEEIARAILAQSQGLLKDYVGIVYMSDVEVVRDEHF from the coding sequence ATGACCGACGAGCTGCAGACCCATAAGAAAAAGAAGGTGGAGATCGTGGTCGAGGTGGCGCGCGCGCCCCGCATCCTGCGCATGATCACGGAGCAGGGGGCGACCGGCTATACGGTGGTGCCCAATCTTGGCGGCAAGGGACGGCGTGGGATGCGCGGCGGTGCCGATGTGGTGCAGGTGTTCGACAATGTGATGATCGTGGTGGTGACGACGGAGGAGATCGCCCGCGCCATCCTCGCCCAGTCTCAGGGGCTGCTGAAGGATTATGTCGGCATCGTCTATATGTCGGATGTCGAGGTCGTCCGGGACGAGCATTTCTGA
- a CDS encoding sodium-dependent bicarbonate transport family permease, producing MAVMDSLIDAALGNLLSPLVLSFVLGLVAGLVKSDLDMPEVVGKAIAIYLMFAIGLKGGVEMGHAGLGLAILPALLAALALSFGMPYIAYPLLRRLAGADRVNAAAVAAHYGSVSVVTFVAATQMLARDGTGYEGYLVAMLAVMETPAIIAGLLLAGRALALEGGAMAADGGDRRELLREVLANGSVMLLVGGFVIGWVSGSEGYAAVQPFFETPFKGVLCLFLLEMGLLVSRRVSGFQMLRPRLIAFGLYMPLIGASLGLAVAWALGLSVGGGTLLATLAASASYIAVPAAMRLALPQADPALYVTLSLGVTFPFNLIAGLPLYAALARAIL from the coding sequence ATGGCGGTCATGGACTCGCTGATCGATGCCGCTCTCGGCAATCTTCTCTCGCCGCTGGTGCTGAGCTTCGTGCTCGGGCTGGTGGCCGGCCTCGTGAAATCCGACCTCGATATGCCGGAGGTCGTGGGCAAGGCCATTGCCATCTACCTGATGTTCGCGATCGGGCTGAAGGGCGGGGTGGAGATGGGCCATGCCGGCCTTGGTCTTGCCATCCTGCCGGCACTGCTGGCGGCGCTCGCCCTCAGTTTCGGCATGCCCTACATCGCCTATCCGCTGCTGCGCCGCCTCGCCGGGGCGGATCGGGTGAATGCGGCCGCCGTGGCGGCGCATTATGGCTCGGTCAGTGTCGTCACCTTCGTCGCGGCGACGCAGATGCTGGCGCGCGACGGTACCGGCTATGAGGGCTATCTGGTCGCCATGCTGGCGGTCATGGAGACGCCGGCGATCATCGCCGGGCTGCTGCTGGCCGGCCGCGCCTTGGCGCTGGAAGGCGGTGCGATGGCGGCGGATGGCGGCGACCGCCGCGAGCTGCTGCGCGAGGTACTGGCGAACGGCTCGGTCATGCTGCTGGTCGGCGGGTTCGTCATCGGCTGGGTGAGCGGCAGCGAGGGCTATGCCGCCGTGCAGCCCTTCTTCGAGACGCCGTTCAAGGGCGTGCTCTGCCTGTTCCTGCTGGAGATGGGGCTGCTGGTCTCGCGCCGGGTGTCCGGCTTCCAGATGCTGCGGCCACGCCTCATCGCCTTCGGCCTCTATATGCCGCTGATCGGCGCCAGCCTCGGCCTTGCCGTCGCCTGGGCGCTCGGCCTGTCGGTCGGCGGCGGCACCTTGCTGGCTACGCTGGCGGCCAGCGCTTCCTACATCGCAGTGCCGGCGGCGATGCGCCTTGCCCTGCCGCAGGCCGACCCGGCGCTCTATGTTACCCTGTCACTGGGGGTGACGTTCCCCTTCAACCTGATCGCCGGCCTGCCGCTCTATGCGGCGCTCGCCCGCGCGATCCTCTGA
- a CDS encoding HigA family addiction module antitoxin has protein sequence MTGLQRHRRPTAPGEILREHYLVPRGVSVTDLAETLGASRKQISLLVNGHVRVTPEMAARLAKSLGTTTRFWLNLQTAVDAYDADQAAEGWQPGRVLGRPAA, from the coding sequence ATGACCGGTTTGCAACGCCATCGCCGTCCGACCGCGCCGGGTGAGATACTGCGGGAGCATTATCTGGTGCCGCGCGGTGTTTCCGTGACGGACCTGGCCGAAACGCTGGGTGCCAGCCGCAAGCAGATAAGTCTGTTGGTGAACGGGCATGTGCGAGTGACGCCCGAAATGGCGGCGCGGCTTGCCAAGTCGCTGGGGACGACGACACGCTTCTGGCTGAACCTGCAAACGGCAGTGGATGCCTATGATGCCGATCAGGCGGCGGAGGGCTGGCAGCCAGGGCGCGTCCTCGGTCGTCCCGCTGCCTGA
- a CDS encoding type II toxin-antitoxin system RelE/ParE family toxin, producing the protein MRLAISRIRHKGLRELFETGRSARVGRDLQRNALLILDHLDAVADLADCEGVKDFHPLQGSRRGQYSMHVSGNWCITFTFDGKDVEVIDLEDYH; encoded by the coding sequence GTGCGCTTGGCAATTTCCCGCATCCGCCACAAGGGGCTGCGTGAGCTTTTCGAGACCGGACGGAGTGCGCGTGTCGGTCGCGATCTCCAGCGCAATGCGCTGCTCATACTCGACCATCTTGATGCGGTAGCTGACCTTGCCGACTGCGAGGGCGTGAAAGATTTCCACCCCTTGCAAGGCAGCCGCCGGGGGCAGTATTCGATGCATGTTTCCGGCAACTGGTGCATCACCTTCACTTTCGACGGCAAGGATGTCGAGGTGATCGATCTGGAGGATTACCATTGA
- a CDS encoding branched-chain amino acid ABC transporter permease has translation MPRMLPWLIAVAVLAVIPFLGLGNYYLHLLITILIWGFIYTSWSLMGRFGLVSLGHGAFLGIGAYTVTLLWNDAGLSPWIGIPIAMVFAGIVAVLIGYPCFRFRIVGHYFALVTLALSEVVRLTIVALRDTTGGSLGITPRSADTPNSLMALQFSDKETFFYIALAVWLFGLWVWKLVDRSMARYALEAISEEEDASASLGMNVTRTKLTITVLSAMLTALGGVLYAQYQLYINPETMSGIAISLQIVFAVIAGGMYVQLGPTVGAVFTLLLAESLRILVGHDVHGLDGTIYGLLLVLFIIFMPKGILGALLERLEKRGEASRPAKPAPAE, from the coding sequence ATGCCGCGTATGTTGCCTTGGCTGATCGCCGTCGCGGTGCTTGCCGTCATCCCGTTCCTCGGGCTCGGCAATTACTATCTGCATCTGCTGATCACCATCCTGATCTGGGGCTTCATCTATACCAGCTGGTCGCTGATGGGCCGGTTCGGGCTGGTGTCACTGGGCCATGGTGCTTTCCTGGGCATCGGTGCCTATACGGTGACGCTGCTGTGGAACGATGCCGGCCTGTCGCCCTGGATCGGCATTCCCATCGCCATGGTGTTCGCCGGCATCGTGGCGGTGCTGATCGGTTATCCCTGCTTCCGCTTCCGCATCGTCGGCCATTATTTCGCGCTGGTGACGCTGGCCTTGAGTGAGGTGGTACGCCTGACCATCGTGGCGCTGCGCGACACCACGGGCGGCTCGCTGGGCATCACACCGCGCTCGGCAGACACGCCCAATTCACTGATGGCGCTGCAATTCTCCGACAAGGAAACCTTCTTCTACATCGCGCTGGCGGTCTGGCTGTTCGGCCTGTGGGTGTGGAAGCTGGTGGACCGGTCGATGGCGCGCTATGCGCTGGAAGCGATCTCCGAGGAGGAGGATGCGTCGGCCTCGCTCGGCATGAATGTGACCCGCACCAAGCTGACCATCACGGTGCTGAGCGCCATGCTGACCGCGCTGGGCGGTGTGCTCTACGCGCAGTACCAGCTCTATATCAACCCGGAGACCATGTCGGGCATCGCCATCAGCCTGCAGATCGTGTTCGCGGTCATCGCCGGCGGCATGTATGTGCAGCTTGGCCCTACGGTGGGGGCGGTCTTCACACTGCTGCTGGCGGAATCGCTGCGCATCCTGGTCGGCCATGATGTGCACGGGCTGGACGGTACGATCTACGGTCTGCTGCTGGTGCTGTTCATCATCTTCATGCCGAAGGGCATCCTGGGCGCGCTGCTGGAACGGCTGGAGAAACGCGGCGAGGCGAGCCGGCCGGCAAAGCCCGCCCCGGCGGAGTGA
- a CDS encoding branched-chain amino acid ABC transporter permease: protein MEIFDIFLLEAILNGILLGGVLALLALGLNLVFGVIDVVWICYAELVMIGMYTVYWLFAFYGVPIVPAFLAGIVIVAAAGALLHYLVIRPILGAAPINQLLVTGGVLFFLQALATLVFGVEFRNIGLRLPVLEFADMYFSFARVLAFVTALAGMVALYLFLTRTYIGTAIRAISQDREIMPLMGVNPQRVYLMTSAIGGGLAGLSACLLVLQYDVHPAIGLSFGPITFMICVMGGLGNMIGGFVAAFIFSQFISIGGFFFAIEWGYVIAFAFFILMMFLKPQGILSRRR from the coding sequence ATGGAAATCTTCGATATCTTCCTTCTGGAAGCGATCCTGAACGGCATTCTGCTGGGCGGGGTGCTGGCGCTGCTGGCGCTGGGCCTGAACCTCGTCTTCGGTGTCATCGACGTGGTCTGGATCTGCTATGCCGAGCTGGTGATGATCGGCATGTACACGGTCTACTGGCTGTTCGCCTTTTACGGCGTGCCGATCGTGCCGGCCTTCCTGGCGGGCATCGTCATTGTGGCCGCCGCCGGCGCCCTGCTGCATTACCTTGTCATAAGGCCGATCCTGGGGGCGGCGCCGATCAACCAGCTGTTGGTGACCGGTGGCGTGCTGTTCTTCCTGCAGGCGCTGGCGACGCTGGTGTTCGGCGTGGAGTTCCGCAATATCGGGCTGCGCCTGCCGGTGCTGGAATTCGCCGACATGTATTTCAGCTTTGCCCGCGTGCTGGCCTTCGTCACCGCGCTGGCCGGGATGGTGGCGCTCTATTTGTTCCTGACGCGCACCTATATCGGCACGGCGATCCGCGCCATCAGCCAGGACCGCGAGATCATGCCGCTGATGGGGGTGAACCCTCAGCGCGTCTATCTGATGACCTCGGCCATCGGCGGCGGGCTTGCCGGCCTGTCGGCCTGCCTGCTGGTGCTGCAATATGACGTGCATCCGGCCATCGGCCTCAGCTTCGGGCCGATCACCTTCATGATCTGTGTCATGGGCGGGCTCGGTAACATGATCGGCGGCTTCGTTGCGGCCTTCATCTTCAGCCAGTTCATCTCCATCGGCGGTTTCTTCTTCGCCATCGAGTGGGGCTATGTGATCGCCTTCGCCTTCTTCATCCTGATGATGTTCCTGAAGCCGCAAGGCATCCTGTCGAGGAGGCGCTGA
- a CDS encoding ABC transporter ATP-binding protein: MLELANVSAGYGTFQALFDVSLQVKAGEAVAVIGPNGAGKTTLLRVISKLIDIEKGDITMEGASLRDVAPFKVIEMGISHVPEHRRLFPRLTVEENLRMGAYIPSARAHFRDRLDFVYSLFPRMKERRDQLAGTMSGGEQQMCAIGRGLMSGPKLLLLDEPSAGLAPVIVQQVFELVQRIREEGYTVLIVEQNIQQVLRVVDRAYLLEVGRIKLSGKAQDLLASEEIRKAYIGL, from the coding sequence GTGCTTGAGCTTGCCAATGTCTCCGCCGGCTACGGCACATTCCAGGCGCTGTTCGATGTCAGTCTTCAGGTGAAGGCCGGCGAGGCGGTGGCGGTCATCGGCCCGAACGGGGCCGGCAAGACGACGCTGCTGCGCGTCATCTCGAAGCTGATCGACATCGAGAAGGGCGACATCACCATGGAAGGGGCGTCGCTGCGCGATGTGGCGCCCTTCAAGGTGATCGAAATGGGCATTTCCCATGTGCCGGAACATCGCCGCCTGTTCCCCCGCCTGACGGTGGAGGAGAATCTGCGGATGGGCGCCTATATCCCGTCCGCCCGGGCGCATTTCAGGGATCGCCTGGATTTCGTCTATTCGCTGTTTCCGCGCATGAAGGAACGGCGCGACCAGCTGGCCGGCACCATGTCGGGCGGCGAGCAGCAGATGTGCGCCATCGGCCGGGGCCTGATGAGTGGGCCGAAGCTGCTGCTGCTGGACGAGCCGTCCGCCGGGCTTGCCCCGGTTATCGTGCAGCAGGTCTTCGAGCTGGTGCAGCGCATCCGCGAGGAGGGCTACACGGTGCTGATCGTCGAGCAGAACATCCAGCAGGTGTTGCGGGTCGTGGACCGCGCCTACCTGCTGGAGGTCGGCCGCATCAAGCTGTCCGGCAAGGCGCAGGACCTGCTGGCCAGCGAGGAAATCCGCAAGGCCTATATCGGGCTCTAG
- a CDS encoding ABC transporter ATP-binding protein, giving the protein MLTVSNLTKRFGGFTAVDHVSFSLEQGEILGLIGPNGSGKSTTFNLIAGTLAPTEGSISFLGQEIGGQRPMDVCHLGIGRTFQIPRPFKRLSILENVAVAAYYGQNGRVSRQQAWAQAEEALGLVNLPTDAKASVDGLGAAGLKKLELARALATQPKLLLADESLGGLDEQEMDQAADMLSMIRREKNITIIWVEHIMGVLMRVVDRVMVLDHGEKISEGLPREVASDPRVVEVYLGSERVEIAETGEARA; this is encoded by the coding sequence ATGCTGACCGTATCTAACCTGACCAAGCGGTTCGGTGGTTTCACCGCCGTTGACCATGTGTCCTTCAGTCTGGAGCAGGGCGAGATATTGGGGCTGATCGGCCCCAATGGCTCCGGCAAGAGCACGACCTTCAACCTGATCGCCGGCACGCTGGCCCCGACGGAAGGCAGCATCAGCTTCCTGGGGCAGGAGATTGGCGGCCAGCGGCCGATGGATGTCTGCCATCTGGGTATCGGCCGCACCTTCCAGATACCGCGGCCCTTCAAGCGGCTGTCGATCCTGGAGAATGTGGCTGTCGCCGCCTATTACGGCCAGAACGGCCGGGTCTCGCGGCAGCAGGCCTGGGCCCAGGCAGAGGAAGCGCTGGGCCTGGTGAACCTGCCGACCGATGCGAAGGCCTCGGTTGACGGGCTGGGGGCGGCCGGCTTGAAGAAGCTGGAGCTGGCCCGCGCGCTGGCCACCCAGCCGAAGTTGCTGCTGGCCGACGAGAGCCTGGGCGGCCTCGATGAGCAGGAGATGGACCAGGCTGCCGACATGCTGAGCATGATCCGGCGCGAGAAGAACATCACCATTATCTGGGTGGAACACATCATGGGCGTGCTGATGCGCGTCGTGGACCGGGTGATGGTGCTCGACCACGGCGAGAAGATATCGGAGGGCCTGCCGCGCGAGGTCGCCAGCGACCCAAGGGTGGTGGAGGTCTATCTCGGCTCCGAGCGGGTCGAGATCGCGGAGACGGGAGAGGCCCGTGCTTGA